The following is a genomic window from Aquificota bacterium.
GCTAAAGGAGCTGGGCTACGATTATGAATTAAAGGAAACAGAAGAAGGATACCTTCTTAGGATATGGCGTAGCGGTCCGGCCATGCTGAAAGAAGAAAGCCATAGAGGGGAGTTTGAAATAGATGAAAATACCAACGTTGGAGAGCTTTTAAGAAGGTTGCCAAAGGCCCTTGATGTGCTAATAAGCTATGGCTTTACGCCCCTTAAGAACCCCATCTTAAGGAAAATACTGCCCCACACGGTCACCCTTGGACAGGCAAAGAAGATAAGAAGGATGTCCGATGAAAAATTTAACGAAATGCTTGAAGTCCTCAGAAGGCTAAAGGATGAGACCCACAACCTCTAAAATATTTTTATGGAAATAAAGACGCCCTACCTAGCTGTGGATGCCATCTTGAGGCTTTGGGAGGGAAAAAGCTTTAAAGGTTTGGTCCTGATAGAAAGGCTATACCCTCCTTACGGCCTTGCCTTGCCTGGTGGCTTTGTGGAAATTGGAGAAAGCGTAGAGTCTGCGGTGCTAAGAGAGGTAAAGGAAGAGACCGGACTAAATGCTACAATAAACAGGCTCTTTGGAGTATATTCGGACCCCAAAAGGGACCCACGATTTCATGTGGTTTCTGTTGTCTTTGTATGTGATGCGGAAGGTGTTCCAAAGGCTGGAGATGATGCAAAAAAGGTAAGGGTTTTTAAACTGGAAGAGCTTCCCTTAGATAATCTATGCTTTGACCATGGTAGGATATTGGAGGACTATTTAAAAAGATGGTAAAATTTTTAATTCATAAACTCTTTCTGGAGGAGTTGTATGACCAAGGAGTTTGAAATTGGCATAAGCTTACTCAAAAAGGTCCAAAAGGAGCTTGAAAGCCTTATGCAAGTTCAAGACCGTTTAAACGCACGCATTATAGTAAATGCCATAATAAACCCCATCACAGCATCCGCTTACCAAATAAGGGTGGGTGATGGCCCCCACAAGGAAGAATTGCTGGAAAGCTTGCTCAAACTTGTTAAAGAGATGAGGGACCTATCGGACATAAAGGCTATGCAAGAAACCATAGGGAAGGTTCTGGAGCTTTTGAAAGAGTTTGAAGAGGCGCAAGCGGAGAAAAAAGAAGGGTAGCTATGGAAGGTATAACTATAAGAACCCTTTTTAAGAAGAAGAGGGAGGGTAAGAAGATCACCATGGTATCCACCTATGATTACCTTTCTGCAAGGCTTTGCGACCAGGTGGGTATAGATTGCATATTGGTGGGTGATTCTTTGGGTATGGTCTTTCAGGGCTTGGATTCTACTCTACCCGTTACCCTTGAGGAGATGATATACCATACAAAGGCCGTAAGAAGGGGAGCAAAGGAAAGCTTTGTTATAGTGGATATGCCCTTTATGAGCTATCAGGTTAGCCTTGAAGAGGCCATAAGGAACTGTGGAAGGGTTATGAAAGAAACAGGCGCCAACGCAGTGAAGATAGAAGGCGGTGAGGAGGTGGCAGAGCTTGTTTACAGGCTCGTAAATATAGGCATTCCTGTGGTAGGTCATATAGGCTTTACACCCCAAAGCGTGCATGCCTTGGGAGGCTACAGGGTGGTGGGAAAAGTAGAAGAGGAGGCCCAAAGGGTAAAAAGGGATTTTAAGGCCTTAGAAGAGGCAGGAGCCTTTATGGTAGTTTTGGAGAGCATGCCAAAGGATCTGGCAAAGGAGATAACAGAAAGCTCAAAGGCTATAACCATAGGTATAGGTGCTGGTCCCTATTGCGATGGGCAGGTGCTTGTCTTTTATGACCTGGTGGGCCTTGTGGAGGAGATAAAGCCCAAGTTTGTAAAAAGGTATGTGGATGGGGCAGAGCTTTTTAGGAAAGCCCTTATGTCCTTCAAAGAAGAGGTAGAAAAGGGTATATTCCCTTCTCAAGAGGAAAGCTATGGATGAGGCCAAGCTTTTGGACACCTTGGTAAAGCTTGGGTATGTAAAAAGAGATGAAGCTCTTAAGGCCCAAAAGGAAAAGGAAAAGGATGAAGACATAATTAGTGCTTTATATAGGATGGGTTTTTTAAACGATACAAAGCTTTTGGATTTTTATCAAAAATATTTAAGACAAAGGCTTTGGACCGGTAGTCCAGAAGATATAAACATTCCGGAAGATATAAAGGATAAATTACCAGAAGACTTATTGAGGAAACATAGCATAGCACCTATAAAATACGAAAGAGGAGAAGATGGAAAGGCGCAAAAACTACACGTGGTCATGATAAACCCTTTCAATCAAGCGGCCATAAACGAGCTTAAGTTCAAAACAAAGATAGACATAGTAATACCATATGTAGGCACGAAAAAGACTATAGACGCTATCCTTGATAAACTTTATCCTCCCATAGATAGAATTGTAGAAGGTATGGAGCTTGGCGAAGAGCTGGAAATAGAGTCTTCTCAACCAGAAATACCCCTTGAGATGTTGGCTGCAGAATCGGGAGAAGGCCCAATAGTAAAACTGGCAAATTTTCTTATAGCGGAGGCGGTAAACCTTGGAGCCTCAGATATTCATATAGAACCACAAGAAAAGAAATTGGTTATAAGGTATAGGGTTGATGGTGTATTAAAGATATACCACGAGTTTCCTGTAAGGATAAAGGACTCTCTCACAGCACGTTATAAAATCATGGCAAACCTTGATATTTCAGAAAAAAGGCGCCCTCAAGATGGAAGGATAAGGACAAGGTATAAGGGTAAGAAAATAGACCTTAGAGTATCTACGGTTCCCACCGTATATGGCGAGAAGATAGTTATGAGAATACAGGAAGCTGAAAAGTACCTAAACGTAAAGCTTGAGGACCTGGGCTTTGAGCCAGATGACCTTGAAAAGTTCCGAAAAGCAATTTGGACGCCCTGGGGTATGATACTGGTCACAGGACCAACGGGTTCTGGTAAAACCACCACCCTTTATGCTGCCCTTATGGAAAGGAATAGTCCAGATGTAAACATAATGACCGCAGAAGACCCGGTGGAGGTCTCCATACCAGGGCTTAACCAGGTTCAAATAAACGAGAAGATAGGAGTTACCTTTGCCAATGTACTAAGGGCTTTTCTAAGGCAGGACCCAGACATAATACTCATAGGTGAGATAAGGGACACAGAGACGGCCGAGATTGGCATAAGAGCGGCTCTAACGGGCCACTTGGTCTTTTCCACCCTGCACACCAACGACGCAC
Proteins encoded in this region:
- a CDS encoding DUF1858 domain-containing protein, with amino-acid sequence MRLDVRNLEPPQPMVKVAQALERLKEGEVLEVLGSRPFTHLLPRLKELGYDYELKETEEGYLLRIWRSGPAMLKEESHRGEFEIDENTNVGELLRRLPKALDVLISYGFTPLKNPILRKILPHTVTLGQAKKIRRMSDEKFNEMLEVLRRLKDETHNL
- a CDS encoding NUDIX hydrolase, producing the protein MEIKTPYLAVDAILRLWEGKSFKGLVLIERLYPPYGLALPGGFVEIGESVESAVLREVKEETGLNATINRLFGVYSDPKRDPRFHVVSVVFVCDAEGVPKAGDDAKKVRVFKLEELPLDNLCFDHGRILEDYLKRW
- the panB gene encoding 3-methyl-2-oxobutanoate hydroxymethyltransferase; protein product: MEGITIRTLFKKKREGKKITMVSTYDYLSARLCDQVGIDCILVGDSLGMVFQGLDSTLPVTLEEMIYHTKAVRRGAKESFVIVDMPFMSYQVSLEEAIRNCGRVMKETGANAVKIEGGEEVAELVYRLVNIGIPVVGHIGFTPQSVHALGGYRVVGKVEEEAQRVKRDFKALEEAGAFMVVLESMPKDLAKEITESSKAITIGIGAGPYCDGQVLVFYDLVGLVEEIKPKFVKRYVDGAELFRKALMSFKEEVEKGIFPSQEESYG
- a CDS encoding GspE/PulE family protein; amino-acid sequence: MDEAKLLDTLVKLGYVKRDEALKAQKEKEKDEDIISALYRMGFLNDTKLLDFYQKYLRQRLWTGSPEDINIPEDIKDKLPEDLLRKHSIAPIKYERGEDGKAQKLHVVMINPFNQAAINELKFKTKIDIVIPYVGTKKTIDAILDKLYPPIDRIVEGMELGEELEIESSQPEIPLEMLAAESGEGPIVKLANFLIAEAVNLGASDIHIEPQEKKLVIRYRVDGVLKIYHEFPVRIKDSLTARYKIMANLDISEKRRPQDGRIRTRYKGKKIDLRVSTVPTVYGEKIVMRIQEAEKYLNVKLEDLGFEPDDLEKFRKAIWTPWGMILVTGPTGSGKTTTLYAALMERNSPDVNIMTAEDPVEVSIPGLNQVQINEKIGVTFANVLRAFLRQDPDIILIGEIRDTETAEIGIRAALTGHLVFSTLHTNDAPSSITRLVDMGIEPFLVGSSVILIVAQRLVRKLCPRCKLVDDTPREALYRLGVLQSPDENITIYKANPKGCEHCNGSGYKGRTAVHEILEVDEEMRKLIIKGATSEDIRDLARKKGMRTLYETGVLKVRKGITSLAEVERVLAK